A genomic window from Sulfurimonas paralvinellae includes:
- a CDS encoding LPP20 family lipoprotein — MKYSLVLAALLSVASFAADKDEAKTTQVAPAPSTITVVCPTGNCMKPAEPKKPEIQKVEVINPVEISKPIEIAKPEVEEKPEPNLDTNHDLLISVVGQGVAPVNTSSPAQAYALAKRAAVADAYRLIAEKVKGVRIDGQDLIKNMMVKRSTVRTSVQAMVRNANIVETTFKEGLCEVEMEITLSRSQFPQ; from the coding sequence ATGAAATACTCTTTAGTATTAGCAGCACTTTTGAGTGTTGCATCATTTGCAGCAGATAAAGATGAAGCAAAAACAACACAAGTTGCTCCAGCACCTTCTACCATTACAGTAGTTTGTCCGACAGGAAACTGTATGAAACCGGCAGAACCAAAAAAGCCGGAGATTCAGAAGGTTGAAGTTATCAACCCTGTAGAGATTTCAAAACCGATTGAAATTGCAAAACCGGAAGTTGAAGAAAAACCTGAACCAAATCTTGATACAAATCATGATCTTCTTATCAGCGTTGTCGGTCAGGGTGTTGCACCAGTGAACACATCATCTCCGGCACAAGCTTACGCACTTGCCAAACGTGCTGCAGTCGCTGATGCTTACAGACTTATTGCAGAAAAGGTAAAAGGCGTTCGTATCGACGGTCAAGATCTGATCAAAAACATGATGGTAAAACGTTCCACTGTTAGAACATCCGTTCAGGCAATGGTTCGAAATGCAAATATCGTTGAGACGACTTTCAAAGAGGGATTATGCGAAGTAGAGATGGAGATCACTCTTTCACGTTCTCAATTTCCTCAATAA
- the gyrA gene encoding DNA gyrase subunit A gives MSDLLNNDDIHTINIEETLQNSYLDYSMSVIVGRALPDVRDGLKPVHRRILYAMDKLNLSHGAKYKKSARIVGDVIGQYHPHGDTAVYDALVRMAQDFSMRMELVDGQGNFGSVDGDSAAAMRYTEARMTKYAGELLKDLDKNTVNMIDNYDATTKEPDVMPTRVPNLLINGSSGIAVGMATNIPPHNPTEVLNGLKALLADPDISLNELMEHIKAPDFPTGGIIFGKKGIMDAYETGRGRIKVRAKTHIEQKAKKEVIVIDELPYQVNKARLIENVANLVKEKLIEGVSEIRDESDRDGMRVVIELKRDAMSEIVLNNLFKQTAMQVTFGIIMLSILNQEPRIFGIIDILKHFINHRKTIIIRRTIFDLEKAKARAHILEGLKKAIDIIDDVIRVIRASNNEETAKENLVTEFDFSEIQAASIVAMRLGRLTGLEIEKIENELAELMKLIEYLESILKSEEVLHGIIAEEFDEVLETYTTPRKTEIEDDYDDIDIEDLIPNEPMVVTITHRGYIKRVPLASYEKQKRGGKGKTAVTTYEDDFIENFFTCNTHDTLLFVTDRGQLHWLKVYKIPEGSRTAKGKAVVNLINLQADEKIQSIIPTTDFSDEKSLVFFTKKGVVKRTNLSEFSNIRSNGVRAIVLDEGDELITAKIADQEVKYLFIVTKLAQCIKFEIDKTREQGRSTRGVRGIKFKHEGDEVVDGNIIKNDEQEILIVAEKGIGKRTDAGEYRLTNRGGSGVIAMKMTPKTGKHIIGSLMVDESMDMMALTKAGKMIRVDMQTISKSSRNTSGVYIVKGDDVVSISRCPKKEEEEEEEATNDSPTLELE, from the coding sequence ATGAGCGATTTGCTAAATAACGACGATATACATACTATTAACATTGAAGAGACGCTTCAAAATAGTTATCTTGATTACTCTATGAGTGTCATTGTGGGACGTGCTTTACCTGATGTAAGAGATGGCCTTAAACCTGTTCATAGAAGAATTCTCTATGCTATGGACAAGCTTAACCTTTCTCATGGTGCAAAATATAAAAAATCAGCCCGTATAGTTGGTGATGTTATTGGTCAGTACCACCCACATGGTGATACTGCTGTATATGATGCACTGGTTCGTATGGCGCAAGACTTCTCGATGAGAATGGAACTCGTTGACGGGCAAGGAAACTTCGGTTCTGTTGACGGTGACTCCGCTGCGGCAATGCGTTATACAGAAGCACGTATGACAAAATATGCAGGCGAACTGCTCAAAGACCTGGACAAAAACACTGTCAATATGATAGACAACTACGATGCGACAACAAAAGAACCTGATGTTATGCCGACACGTGTGCCGAATCTTCTCATTAATGGTTCAAGCGGTATCGCTGTTGGTATGGCTACGAACATCCCTCCCCATAACCCGACAGAAGTGCTCAACGGTCTCAAAGCTCTTTTAGCCGATCCAGATATCTCATTAAATGAGCTGATGGAGCACATCAAAGCACCTGACTTTCCAACGGGTGGTATCATCTTTGGTAAAAAAGGCATCATGGATGCGTATGAAACAGGACGCGGCCGCATAAAAGTTCGTGCAAAGACACATATTGAACAAAAAGCGAAGAAAGAGGTTATCGTTATCGATGAACTCCCTTATCAAGTCAACAAAGCGCGTCTCATTGAAAATGTTGCCAACCTTGTAAAAGAGAAGCTCATAGAAGGCGTCTCAGAAATAAGAGACGAATCTGACCGTGACGGTATGCGCGTTGTCATCGAGCTTAAACGTGATGCAATGAGTGAGATCGTTTTAAACAACCTTTTCAAACAGACAGCTATGCAGGTGACCTTTGGTATCATCATGCTATCTATATTAAACCAAGAGCCTAGAATTTTCGGTATCATTGATATACTCAAGCACTTTATCAACCACCGTAAAACCATCATTATCCGTCGTACTATCTTCGATCTTGAAAAAGCAAAAGCACGTGCGCATATTTTAGAAGGTCTCAAAAAAGCAATCGACATCATCGATGATGTCATTCGTGTTATCCGTGCTTCAAACAATGAAGAAACAGCAAAAGAAAATCTTGTAACTGAATTTGATTTCTCAGAGATCCAGGCAGCAAGCATCGTTGCTATGCGTCTTGGCCGCCTTACAGGTCTAGAGATAGAAAAAATCGAAAATGAACTTGCAGAACTAATGAAACTCATTGAGTACCTTGAGTCAATTCTAAAAAGCGAAGAAGTACTCCACGGCATTATCGCTGAAGAGTTTGATGAAGTTTTGGAAACATATACGACACCAAGAAAAACTGAGATAGAAGATGACTATGATGACATCGATATTGAAGATCTCATTCCAAATGAGCCTATGGTCGTCACTATTACACACAGAGGATACATCAAACGTGTACCGCTTGCATCTTACGAAAAACAAAAACGCGGTGGTAAAGGCAAAACGGCTGTAACAACATATGAAGACGACTTTATTGAAAATTTCTTTACATGTAACACGCATGACACTCTTCTCTTTGTGACCGACAGAGGACAACTCCACTGGCTTAAAGTTTACAAAATTCCTGAAGGCAGCAGAACAGCCAAAGGAAAAGCAGTTGTTAATCTCATAAATCTCCAAGCAGATGAGAAAATCCAATCTATTATCCCTACAACAGATTTCTCTGATGAAAAATCTTTAGTATTCTTTACGAAAAAAGGTGTTGTCAAACGAACAAATCTTAGTGAATTCAGCAATATAAGAAGTAATGGTGTCCGTGCTATCGTTCTTGATGAAGGTGATGAGCTTATTACTGCAAAAATAGCTGATCAAGAAGTGAAATATCTCTTTATCGTAACAAAACTTGCGCAGTGTATCAAGTTTGAAATTGACAAAACTCGTGAACAAGGCCGTTCGACACGTGGTGTTCGCGGTATCAAATTCAAGCATGAGGGTGATGAAGTCGTCGATGGTAATATCATCAAAAATGATGAGCAAGAAATCCTTATTGTTGCAGAAAAAGGAATCGGAAAACGTACGGATGCAGGTGAATATCGCCTTACAAACCGTGGCGGAAGCGGTGTGATCGCGATGAAAATGACTCCAAAAACAGGTAAGCATATCATTGGTTCCCTTATGGTAGATGAATCAATGGACATGATGGCACTTACAAAAGCTGGTAAAATGATTCGTGTCGATATGCAAACCATCTCTAAATCAAGCCGTAACACTTCCGGTGTTTACATTGTAAAAGGTGATGATGTCGTCAGTATTTCACGCTGTCCGAAAAAAGAAGAGGAAGAGGAAGAAGAAGCGACGAACGATTCACCAACACTAGAGTTGGAATAG